A region of Candidatus Aquicultor sp. DNA encodes the following proteins:
- a CDS encoding FmdE family protein, with the protein MSNSKQGAPTIEEVAAFHGHMCPGLALGYRAALLALDWLQATRADDEQTIAIVENRACGIDALQCVLGTTAGKGNLFFKDYGKHVYTIADRITGKALRVSVRPKGRWGREGETREETIKRLLVMPADDLFDAREIESELPPKAEIVQSLICDSCGESTMETKTRQYRGTTLCIPCFEQRSASSAC; encoded by the coding sequence GTGAGCAATTCTAAACAAGGCGCCCCGACAATCGAGGAGGTCGCAGCTTTTCACGGACACATGTGCCCGGGTCTCGCGCTTGGGTATCGTGCCGCGTTGCTGGCACTCGACTGGCTCCAAGCCACCCGCGCCGATGATGAACAAACCATTGCAATTGTTGAGAACCGTGCGTGCGGGATCGATGCCTTACAGTGCGTTCTTGGGACAACGGCCGGCAAAGGCAATCTCTTCTTCAAGGACTACGGTAAACACGTCTATACCATCGCCGATAGAATTACCGGTAAAGCGCTTCGTGTTTCGGTAAGGCCGAAGGGGCGTTGGGGCAGGGAAGGCGAGACCCGCGAAGAAACGATCAAAAGGCTGTTGGTCATGCCGGCGGATGACCTCTTTGACGCTCGCGAAATAGAATCCGAGCTGCCGCCTAAGGCTGAAATCGTGCAATCGCTTATTTGTGATTCATGCGGCGAGTCGACAATGGAGACAAAAACCAGGCAATACCGGGGCACGACGCTGTGTATCCCGTGTTTTGAACAAAGAAGCGCATCGTCTGCCTGCTAG